The segment CATCAAATGTACTGTTAGTCCATTCGGCAACGTTTCCTGACATGTCATATAATCCAAAACTGTTTGCAGGATAATGCCCTACAACAACCGTAGTTGAGCCACCATCATCAACATAATTTCCACGATTGGGTTTAAAGTTTGCTAACAGGCACCCTTTATCGTTTCGGGTGTAAGGACCTCCCCAGGGGAAAGGATTCCCTTCATAACCTCCGCGTGCCGCCCATTCCCATTCTGCTTCGGTTGGTAATCTGAAATCGTTTACACCTGCCTGGCTTCTACCTTCAAGATAACTGTTGAACAACGCCGTTCGCCAGATACAGAAAGCCCTGGCCTGGCTCCAGTTTACACCAACCACCGGGTAATTGTCATAGGTAGGATGCCAAAAATATGATTTTGTCAGTGGCTCATTGTAACTATATGGAAAATCGTGAATCCAGCATAGAGTGTCAGGATAGACATTGATATTTTCTTCTTTAACATATTGGCTTCTGCCATCAGCACCTCCAGGGCGGTTTGCAAAACTTGCATCCTCAGGATTACCTGGGTTGGTGAAGTCTTTTCGGGCCGCTGATTGTAAGTCTATCCAAAAATGCTTGTATTTTAATTTCCTGGTGTCAATTTCTTTTTTCCTGAAAAAACGTTCCTGTTCAGGCAGAAATAACTCTTCGAGCGTCTGAGCGGTTTCTTCTTCCTCCCAATCTATTGCAGTGCTCCAATTTAAAAAAGGTGGGTCGTACAACTCACCCGTCTTTGGGTCTTCTTCAATAAAATACTCCTCGGGATTAATTTGTCCAAGAAGGTCCCTGGCAATGGAATCGCGCACCCAATAAACAAATTGACGATACTCGTTGTTCGTAATTTCGGTTTCGTCCATATAAAAAGAGCTCACTGTAACTCTTTTAGGATTGTTCATCTGTGCGTAAGGAACATCCTCTTCTCCAACACCTAAAACAAAAGTCCCAAGTGGAACAAAAGTCATTCCATAGGGGTCTGGCTGACTAAAAGTTGGTCGCTTTGAAACACCTATCAACTCTCCGTTTCCGGTGTTCTTGCAACTGCTGAAAATTATCCCGATAATCAGGAAATACAATAGTTTCTTCATGTGAACTGCTGATTTTACAGTCAGGTAAACGACTTGGTGCATTTTTTATTATTACAGGTTTTATTTTGGCTTCATCTATTATCTTGATGGCTTAAAGCATTAGAATAAGATCGGTCATCAAATTGTTACAATAAGATTAATTGTGATCAACAAACTATAAAAACCTGGTATTTCGATATACTTTTTTGAACTTATCCACCTCTATCTTGAAACAATATCCAACTCTGATCTCATGACTTCCAAATGAGCCGATTGCTGATGTGGGTATATCATAAGAATATCCAATGTTAAAATCCTGATATTGCATTCCTAGAATTATCGAAGGTGAATCCTGGTATCGGTAACTTAAACCACCCCAAAACTTGTTGTTTAGCCTCAGTAAAGCCGAAAAATCATATTGCGCAGATGTTCCGTCAGTTTTAATCATCACCGAAGGTAAGATGTCAACAGATGGAGTATTGGGTAGGGTTAATTCATAGCCCCCGATAAAATTGATCTGGCGTTTAAGTTTCATCCCCGTTCCGTCACTCTTTTCAGCCTGGCGGATTTGAAGTACAGATAACCCCAGATAATAATTGTCTGGCACACTGTAATAAAGTCCCAAACCACCATCAATATAAATGTTTGATTCTTCAGCACGGTTTTGCAAAACCGGATCGTTTTCTTTGTTCTCGGGGGGGTCTAATTTGTCGAAATCAATGGTCTTATTAATCAGGCTCAATTGAAGCCCAATCCCGAGATCTCCTGAACCTACCATCGTTTGATAGGCATACATCAAATTCACTGTAATATCTTTTTGATATCCAATTTTATCCTGAATTATTGTAGCCCCCAAGCCCCCTCTTAAAGCCCTGACGGGTGAATTTATAGAAACAACATAAGTTTCCGGTGCAACATTGAAAGAGCTCCCCTCAGAATTCGTCTCCTTAAAACCAACCCATTGTTGTCTGACCAATCCACCAACACAAATCCCATTTGTCGCTCCGGCATAACCCGGGTTGTAAGCAATTTTATTAAACATGTACTGACTGTACTGTGGCAATTGCTGGGCAATCATTGCTGTTCCGGCAAAAGCACAGAAGAAAATTATTAATGTAAATTTTCTTGTCATCTTGGAAAAATTGGGTTGCTTAAAATCACCTGCAAAGAAAACACTTTTACAATTGATAAACCTTTTAGAGATCAGAATTACAATTAGATTTGATCAAAAAAAGTAAAATTTTAAACGAACCGCAAGGTTTGATATTGCAAATTGAAAAAATATGACGACAAATCAGACAACTGCAATAAATCCTGCCAAAGAAGTCTAAAGTAGTTCTTCCAGGTCATTTTTGGTTTCAGTTTTTGTAAAAGGGCTGTATTCTGAAATCGTTTGTAAATTTCTGTTTATCGATTCATCGCCTGTAAAGATGTACTTAATTGAAATGTTGATACCGGTGTTTTCAAAAAAAATGAAGGCGTCTTTACCTGTAATTTGAAAATTTTTGGAGGGAACCGTTTTGTGATCCGTGTATTTTTTAATGAGCGACAATGCTACAAGTTCAATATTCACCTTTGAGGCATCAGAAAAAAATAGTTCACCAAAAAAAAAGCGATTATCAATGAAATGATATATCAATCGAACTCCGGTATTAAAAATTCGTTCCCGATATCCCAATCTTTTCCATAAATGATCCTGGTATTTGAAGATGTCATAGCAACTAAAACGCTTATTTAGTCCCTTAACTTTTTTGAAGGAAAGCAAAAAAGGGGTGTTTTGGAATTCGATCTTAATACTGGTTTTTACTTCGATAGAATCAGTTTTACTCAGCACTGCTCCTCGATAATGACTTAGGGCATCGTTTTTAGCACACGATTGAAGATAGTTCTTGTTGACAACCCTACCATATCTTGATTTATCCACCAAAGATTGAAACCTGTAACTGAACCGACCGAAAAAAATTTTAATAAACAGATGCTTAAGCGGATTCATAACTTCAACTTAAAGTAGATAAAAATGCAAATCCAAGACATAAGGGATAATCCCATCGCTTTTTAAACTGCTTAAATGATTGAAAATTTGGTAAACTTTTAATGTAATACTTTGCCCTATAATCATAATACTGGTGAAACATGATTTTCCAAAAAGTAAGTATTTGTGCTATAAAATGCTGTTAATGATCATGTTAATAACAAATGGGGTAGAAAGAAAATAGGCATAAAAAAGTTTGGGAGCGGGGGGATAGAAGCTAAATTTATTAAGTCTTGAATTTATCCCCCAGCTTTAGGTAACTCCCAAACTACCCCTTAAAACCAATTATTAAAAAACAACCATGATTTAGTCGTTGCAAACATACAGTCTTTTTATTAGTCTCACCAAACTTTTTTCAAACTTTTTTTTTCACAAATACATCACTCAATATTTTTCAAGAGGATGGTAATAGATCATTAATCTGTTTAAGTAATTGATAAATAGAACTAAATAAAGTTAAAATTTATAAGATAGACTATCATCTTTTAAGGGTGAAAATTGCATATTTTGCTAGAACTGAGATAAAAATGCTGTGAGATTGTCGCTTCTGTTCAGGTTCAGTTTCTTTCTGAGCCTGGTTCGGGCCATTTCTATACTACGAACGCTCTGATGAGTAATGTTGGAAATGTCCTTTGTGGATAAGTTCATTTTGAGAAATGCTGAGATCTTTTTTTCATTGTTTGATAACTTCGGATAGCTTTGGTAAATCTTGTCATAAAAGGACTGGTTTACCTGCCTAAAAGTTAATTCAAACTGAGACCAAAAATCTTCAGTCTTATCCTGCCTCAGATTATTGACAATCTCTTTAAGTTCCTCTTCAATATTTTCTGGCTGGGTTTCGATCAGGTGCTCCAACTGCCCCATCACGGTTTGGACCAGTCCGGTTTTTTCGATCAGCTGTGCTATTTTTGAATTGAGGTCCCTGTTTTTTGACTCAAGGTCAAGTTCAAGTTGTTCTTTTTCTTTTTCCAGCAGAGAACGCTCAAGTTTCTCTGCCTTTTTCTGTAAGGAAATATCTTTAATGAATGCCCCCATCTGAATTGGGGTACCAACGGGATCTTTAATGATCCATCCTTTCACTGCTACAGGCATTATTGTACCATCTTTACGGATATAGTTTCGTTCAACCGAATCAACTGTATCGCCAAACAGGATTGAATTGCGCAGAACTGGTAATTCTTCTTCTTTGTCTTTGTCAGCAGAAAGGTCGAAAATACTTCGTTTTGCTAATTCCTCTGAAGTGTAACCAATCATGTTAAGGAAGACATTGTTGGTGGAAATAATCATCCCTTCAAGTGTGCATAAAATAATACCATCGGGAGAAGTGTCAAAAAGCAACCTGAACTTTTTCTCGCTTGTAATCAGGGCATCCTCAGCATTTTTTCTATCAGTAATCTCAATCGAAAATCCAATGACGCCAACAATTTCACCATCAAGAGTTCTGTAAGGAATTTTATCAGTAACGAACCATCGTTTTGGATCGTTGAGCAGTGGTTCAACAATATTTCTTTTTGGTAATCCTGTCTGAATTACTTCCAGATCATCTTTCCAGAATTCATCAGCTAGCAATTTATTATCAATTAGGTCGGATACTTGTTTCCCAAGTATCATATCCATTGAAAGTCCGGTGGCATCACGAAAACATTTATTCATTGCAATAATCCTGTTTTGGTTGTCCTTTACAAAGATCATTGCAGGAATTGAGTCAAGCAATAGCTGCCTGAATTGCTGCTCTTTGAAATGCTCACGGAGGATTATTTGCTGATCAGAGATGTCGTTAATGTAACATACTATAGCCGTCTTATCGTTAAAGTGAATGGCCTTGCATAAAACCGAAACTTCAATAATACCACCAGTGGCTTTTTTGGCTGAACTGTTAAAAATAAATGAACCTTTCTGCAGCACTTTTTCTTTGATCTCTTCC is part of the Bacteroidales bacterium genome and harbors:
- a CDS encoding SUMF1/EgtB/PvdO family nonheme iron enzyme; translated protein: MKKLLYFLIIGIIFSSCKNTGNGELIGVSKRPTFSQPDPYGMTFVPLGTFVLGVGEEDVPYAQMNNPKRVTVSSFYMDETEITNNEYRQFVYWVRDSIARDLLGQINPEEYFIEEDPKTGELYDPPFLNWSTAIDWEEEETAQTLEELFLPEQERFFRKKEIDTRKLKYKHFWIDLQSAARKDFTNPGNPEDASFANRPGGADGRSQYVKEENINVYPDTLCWIHDFPYSYNEPLTKSYFWHPTYDNYPVVGVNWSQARAFCIWRTALFNSYLEGRSQAGVNDFRLPTEAEWEWAARGGYEGNPFPWGGPYTRNDKGCLLANFKPNRGNYVDDGGSTTVVVGHYPANSFGLYDMSGNVAEWTNSTFDESANAFTWELNPNYNYFAKPDDAISMKRKIVKGGSWKDIEYYLLVSTKDYEYQDTAKSYVGFRTILPYLGRSKGDNPKRASNVY
- a CDS encoding PAS domain-containing protein; translated protein: MTSTDFLNLLDNSPTAIVVSDENNKIIFSNENAKITFGIDPKTGHELSIKKFYSTSPIRWEEIKEKVLQKGSFIFNSSAKKATGGIIEVSVLCKAIHFNDKTAIVCYINDISDQQIILREHFKEQQFRQLLLDSIPAMIFVKDNQNRIIAMNKCFRDATGLSMDMILGKQVSDLIDNKLLADEFWKDDLEVIQTGLPKRNIVEPLLNDPKRWFVTDKIPYRTLDGEIVGVIGFSIEITDRKNAEDALITSEKKFRLLFDTSPDGIILCTLEGMIISTNNVFLNMIGYTSEELAKRSIFDLSADKDKEEELPVLRNSILFGDTVDSVERNYIRKDGTIMPVAVKGWIIKDPVGTPIQMGAFIKDISLQKKAEKLERSLLEKEKEQLELDLESKNRDLNSKIAQLIEKTGLVQTVMGQLEHLIETQPENIEEELKEIVNNLRQDKTEDFWSQFELTFRQVNQSFYDKIYQSYPKLSNNEKKISAFLKMNLSTKDISNITHQSVRSIEMARTRLRKKLNLNRSDNLTAFLSQF
- a CDS encoding type IX secretion system membrane protein PorP/SprF — its product is MTRKFTLIIFFCAFAGTAMIAQQLPQYSQYMFNKIAYNPGYAGATNGICVGGLVRQQWVGFKETNSEGSSFNVAPETYVVSINSPVRALRGGLGATIIQDKIGYQKDITVNLMYAYQTMVGSGDLGIGLQLSLINKTIDFDKLDPPENKENDPVLQNRAEESNIYIDGGLGLYYSVPDNYYLGLSVLQIRQAEKSDGTGMKLKRQINFIGGYELTLPNTPSVDILPSVMIKTDGTSAQYDFSALLRLNNKFWGGLSYRYQDSPSIILGMQYQDFNIGYSYDIPTSAIGSFGSHEIRVGYCFKIEVDKFKKVYRNTRFL